Within the Candidatus Eremiobacteraceae bacterium genome, the region TTCGCACGCGATGTCTCACCCTCCGATCGCGCTGAGGCGAGCGCGATCGACTCGACAGCCGCGAGTTCATCCAGCGGGAGATACCGCGCGGCGTTCAGCAGCACGTGCGTCGCCTCGGGCGATGCGTACGCGAGCGTTCCCAGTGCGGCTCGAAGATCGGCCTGCGCCTGCTCGGGGGCGCCGTCGTTAGCCGCGATTGCGGCGTGCGCGCCGAGGATGTAGACGCAGTCGGGATCTTCGAGGCGTTCACGCGCATCATGGAGGATCTTCGTATCGAACCGTTTCCAAAGCGCGTCATCGCCGAACGCGATGGCGAGATGTGCCGCGACCGCGCCGGCGATGCGGCGCGGCGGGTACACGTCCAGATTCGCGGCGACCTCTTCCACGCACGCGCTGGCTTCGGCAAGCCGGCCGCGCTGAAATGCATACGAAGCTCGGGTCGCGGTCGCGTAGAGCCGATGAGCTCGAAATCCCCATTCGCGTTCGACGCTGTCGGCGCGTGCGAGCGCGCGCTCGATGTGCTCGTTGGCGCCTAAGAAAATGCCGGTGAGCGCGAGCGCGCCTTCGATGCTCACCACCGCTTCGGGTGCGAGGTGCGGCAACAGCTGATCGACCTGCTCGGCGCTCCGTTTCCACGCCTTCACATCGTCGGCATAGGTCGCCCGCATAAGCCGGACGATGAGGTAGTTCTGGCGCGCCGCGGGCGCAAGCGCTTCGGGGTCTGAGACCGCATCGACAAGACGCTCCGCGGATTGAAAATCGCAAAATGCGCTTGCGAGGCGGGCCATGACCACGCGCAAGAAGTCGCGGGCGGCCGAGCCCATCTTCGCGCCATGCATCGTAAGAAATTGCTCCGCATATTCCCGCGCGTTCTGGTCGCCGACGTTGTAGCGCTGACCGGCGACGCTGGCGGCAAGCATCGCTGCCGCATCGTACTGGTGCAGATCGAGCCGGATAGCGACGGCCGATTCGAAGCTGTCGCGAGCGCGGTGATAGTGGCCCTGCAGGCGTTCGAGCGCGCCGATGCGCTCGAAGAGCGCAGCCCGGTCGCCGGGCGACGCGGCCTTTTCGAGCGCACGCTCGAAATACATAAGCGCCTCCGGCAGCGCGCGCATCGAGAACGCGGTGTCGCCGGCGCGCTCGTTGTAGCGAACGATCCGCCGAGCGTCCCCCGCCTCCCACGCGTGATACGCGAGTTCTTCGATGTGTGCGTTCGAATCGGTCTCTTCGAGCGTTTGCACTATGCGTTCGTGCAGGCTGCGCGTTTCGAACGCCGGCACGCCGTCGTAGATCGTCTGACGTGTGAGCGCGTGGCGAAAGCGGCAGCTCAATCGGCCCGGTCCCGAATCGACCAAGAGATTGTGGTCGCGAGCCTCGCGCAGCGCGGGTACGATCGCGGCCGCGTCGCATTCCATGACGAGCGCGAGAACCGCGGGGTCGAAGCGCTGACCGAGCACCGCAGCGCGATTGAGCACATCTCGGGTCGCCGGCGTGAGTTCGGCGAGGCGGTGAGCGATCATCGACCGGATGGATGCCGGCAGCCGCGTCGAAGATCTTCCAGCGACATCCCGCTCTATGAAGTCCTTCACCAACTCCTCGACAAAGAACGGGTTGCCCTCACTTCTTCGTTCGATGTCGCGTGCGACGGCATCCGGAATAGTGCGATGGCCATCGAGCGTGCCGTCGATCACCGCGCGAACGTCGCCCGGGCCGAACGGTTCGAGCGAGATCCGGACTGAGGCCGGAGCGCGAAGCAGCGGCGCCATCGAAGCAAGCAGCGACGGGTTGCTCTCCATTTCATCGTTGCGATACGTCGCGATGACGAGCAGGCGCAGTTGTTCTTGGCGCAGGGCGACGTAGCCGAGGAACTGCAGCGTCGATTCATCCGACCAATGCACGTCTTCCACGGAGAGCACGGTCGCGCGTTTGGAACAGACAATGCGCAGGAAAGCGAGCAGCGTCGCAAAGAGCTGATCTTTTTCGAGGACGACATCTGACGTAGCGGCGTTGCTGTCGCGAGACAGACTATCGGGTATGACTTGTGCGAGCGCGTGCCAGATCTTGCGCGGCAGTTCGGCGATCGCGACGACACCGAGGAGTTCGCGCAGCAACGCGCGCACAGGCCCCA harbors:
- a CDS encoding AAA family ATPase, with the protein product MIGRPVRCRTFVGRRAELATLNQARKSLVKSAGSFVLVSGEAGIGKTRLLAEFLDHARNRREIAIVKTECLQGAQATLGPVRALLRELLGVVAIAELPRKIWHALAQVIPDSLSRDSNAATSDVVLEKDQLFATLLAFLRIVCSKRATVLSVEDVHWSDESTLQFLGYVALRQEQLRLLVIATYRNDEMESNPSLLASMAPLLRAPASVRISLEPFGPGDVRAVIDGTLDGHRTIPDAVARDIERRSEGNPFFVEELVKDFIERDVAGRSSTRLPASIRSMIAHRLAELTPATRDVLNRAAVLGQRFDPAVLALVMECDAAAIVPALREARDHNLLVDSGPGRLSCRFRHALTRQTIYDGVPAFETRSLHERIVQTLEETDSNAHIEELAYHAWEAGDARRIVRYNERAGDTAFSMRALPEALMYFERALEKAASPGDRAALFERIGALERLQGHYHRARDSFESAVAIRLDLHQYDAAAMLAASVAGQRYNVGDQNAREYAEQFLTMHGAKMGSAARDFLRVVMARLASAFCDFQSAERLVDAVSDPEALAPAARQNYLIVRLMRATYADDVKAWKRSAEQVDQLLPHLAPEAVVSIEGALALTGIFLGANEHIERALARADSVEREWGFRAHRLYATATRASYAFQRGRLAEASACVEEVAANLDVYPPRRIAGAVAAHLAIAFGDDALWKRFDTKILHDARERLEDPDCVYILGAHAAIAANDGAPEQAQADLRAALGTLAYASPEATHVLLNAARYLPLDELAAVESIALASARSEGETSRA